Part of the Paenibacillus sp. FSL R7-0273 genome is shown below.
ACGCGGGCAGTAAGGCCAAGCAGCTCCAGACGGTCCAGCATTACGGTTACCGCGCTTGACTTCACATCGAGCTGGTCCGCCAGCTGGATTACCCGGGATTTTTTCTCACGGGCAATGATATGCAACAGATGAAATTGCGGCACCGTAAGGCCGATTTCCTTATGCAAAGACATCTGCGATGTTATTTTACGCTGAACTCTCCACATCGATAATCCCAGGGCTTCTATCAACGGATCGATTTTTTGCGCCATCTCTTCACTCCACTCCGTTTGTCCTGCTTCAAGACTACCATTATCAGCAGCACGGATACAATGTTTTTATCATTGCGACATGATTATAGTCATTGCAAAGGCAGTTAATCCTGCAACTTATAACGGCAGAAGCCGGTAATTCCCTATCCCTTTTATCCGGCCCTGAAGCCGTTACAGCTGATTTGCTCCGCCTGACAAGCATTAATAACAGATTGAGCTGAAAATATGTAAAAAACCGAGATTTTCCGACACAAAAATACTATATTTCCTGCTGATGCTGTGCGAACATTGTTGCGCTATAATCGTAGCAGTGATAACAAATATCACTTAACTTTATAGAGTCAGGGCTGGTGGTGCAAACAATGAAATTGGCAACAAAATTAACTTGGATGATGCTCATCGTATTACTTCTTGTCGGATCATCCATCGGGTTCTTCGGATACCGTGCCGCGTACAAGCAATTGGATGAAGCTGCGGGTATTGAATTGGTAGGCTGCGCCAATATAACAACCGGACTCGTCGTTCCTGCAGACATTTCGGCACTTGCTGCAGGAGATACCAGCAAGCTCGCTGCAATAGAAGAGCGTATCGGCTGGATCAATGACCATAAGCCGATTTTCAAAGAAGCTTTTATCCTCTCCCTCGACGGTACAATCCTCGCGGCTGACGCCAACCTCAAGGAAAGAGGCTACAAGGCCGGGGACCCGTTTTATTTTGCAGAGGAAGATAAACATATGATCACCACCATGAAGCATTCTACATACTCCAAGGTTTATACCTATCAAGGTACCTCGCTCAAGACTGGATATGGGCCTATCTATCAGGATCATGATCCCACCAAACCGGTTGTTGCCCTTATGGCTATCAATTTCGACGGCGTTCTCGTTCAGGAACGGACACAGGATATTATCCTCCAGCCCTTCATCATCGGTGCATCTATTCTTGCTATCGCTATTCTTGCCGCATACCTATTCATCCGCCGTACAACAAGACCGCTGACCCGGCTCTCCGGCTCAGTCAACACTGTTGCCAGGGGCGATCTTACCCAGGAGCCGATCCTGTTCAAAAGCAAGGATGAAATCGGTACACTGGCCCGGGATTTCAACGAAATGACCACCAGCCTGCGCAATCTCATCACCCAGGTTAATGATACCTCCATGCTGGTTGCCTCTTCTTCACAGGAGCTGTCCGCCAGTGCGCAGGAGACGAACCGTGCGGGAGAACACAGCGTCAATGTGACCATTGATCTTGCTGACGGGGCCAATACCCAGCTGCGCAATCTCGAAGGCAGCTACCGGTCCGTGCAGGAAATGTCACGGTTCATCACCGAGATCGCCAGCAATGCCGACAGTGCCATGAACACAGCCGCCGGCAATGCCCTCAAAGCGCGCAGCGGGCGTGAATCGATGGACTCCACCACCTCACAGATGCAGATTGTCAGCGACAGCATCAGCGACTTGTCCGGCATTATCGAGACGCTGGGCAGCCATTCCAAGGAAATTGAGAATATTGTCGGCACGATTGCCAGCATTGCCGAAGAAACCAATCTTCTGTCCCTTAATGCTGCGATTGAAGCAGCACGTGCCGGGGAAGAAGGACGGGGCTTTGCCGTGGTAGCCGGCTCCGTACGTAAGCTGGCCGAGCGCTCAGCCAAATCAGCCGCCCAGATCGGCGGACTGGTCACTCTCATAGTCAATCAGATGGACAAGGCCGGAGAGACGATGCAACGCTCGACCGAGGAAATGACAGAGGGCAAGGCTATGATTACAGCTGCCGGCAAGTCCTTCTCCGAGATTGAAGCCTCTGTCTCGGACATGTCCTCCCAGAGCCAGCAGATCTCCGAGACTGTCCGTGATCTGGCGCTGATCTCCGAGGATCTCGTAGCCGCGATCCAGAGCATTGTCTCCGTCTCCAACCAGACCGCGGAAGGCGCAGAGATGCTCTCCGCCTCCTCCGAGGAGCAGCTGGCTGCTATGGAGGAGGTCGAGGCCTCTGCAGCATTCCTTTCTTCGCTTGCGGAGAAGCTGCAGGTACTTGTTGAGAACTTTAAAATATAGGATTTGTTAAAGGGAATTTCAATGCTGGCGGGAGGGGGGTTGAGGCAAGGCCGCGGCTGCGGGGAATGTTTGGACTTCCGGCCGCTTCCGCCTCAACGTCCATCTATAAAGAATCCCCCTTTAAAGAGGGGATAGAAAAAAGCAGCAAGTCCTAAAAACGGACTTGGCTGCTTTTTTGGTTGCTTTTAGATGATGTGAGAGGAGATTCTGCAGACGTTGACGCTTTTTGAAGCACCACTCCCGCCTTCCGCCACACTCCCTTTTTGCAAACCTGAGGCTTTAATATATTTAGTTGGATTATTGTTACTTATATCCGATCTTTTCCCGCTTACACAGTGATTAGACGGAAAAAGGTCATCTTTTTCGGCTCATTTATCGCTCTGGAGCTGTTTCGGCAAAATTAAGTAACACTTTTCCAACTAATTCGCAGGCAGCGGGAGTAAAGGAAGAATTAGCTGACGAAAATCCAACTAAATTTGGATGGATCGCAGTACCGGTGAATCATCAGCACGCTTTCCGCTAACGCAGGAAAAAAAGCAGACTATGCATATAGCAAGCGGAGTATGTACTTAAACATACTTTTCAGCAAAAAAATTACGCGGCAACCCGCTCTTCAAGCAGATCGCCGCGCAACCACAAACGGTCTATGCCGTAGCCGTATTCTCAATAAACCACTGGCCAAGCTCATTAACCGGCATTGGACGTCCATAGTAGAAGCCCTGCATAACACGGCAGCCCAGTGACTGCAGCAGCTCAATCTGCTCCGGTGTTTCGACACCCTCGGCAACTACCTCCATGTTAAGGTTGCTGGCGATGGCGATGATATTGCTGATAATAGCCTTTTTGGAATGCATTTTGCTTTTGCGGATAAAGACCTGGTCGATCTTCAGTGTATTTACCGGAATTTCATCCAGGTTCCCCAGTGAGGAGAAGCCGGTTCCGAAATCATCCAGGGATACGCGCACTCCGATATCGCGGAGCTTGGAGAGCTGGGCCACCGTCTCCTCCATGTTGTTCATGGCAATCGATTCGGTAATCTCCAGCTCCAGGAAATGCGCCTCCAGCCCTGAGCTTAACAGCGCCTCTTCAACCACCTCATACAGGCTGCCGTTCTCGAACATCCGGGCCGACATATTAATGGACACAGGCACGTTCGCAATCTGGTCCTGATGCCAGCGCATATTCTGGGCACAGACATCATGCAGCATCCAGTAGGTAATCGGAACAATCAGGCCAGTCTCTTCAGCAATCGGAATGAACTCCGCCGGGGAGATGATGCCGTGCTCAGGATGCTTCCAGCGCAGCAGCGCCTCGAGGCCTACCGTGACATTCATCAGGGAATCCCATTTAGGCTGGTAAACGACCATAAATTCGGATTCGGCCAGCGCCTTGCGCAGATCCTTCTCCAGCGACATGCGGCGCAGCTGATACCGGTTCATCTCCTGGTCAAACACGCTGAATTTGTTCTTGCCGGAGTCTTTGGAGGTATACAGCGCCGTATCCGCAGCCTTCATCAGTGCCGATCGGTCCGTCCCGTGCACCGGACTCATGCTGATCCCTACACTGGCCGTCACATACAGCTCATTGCCTTCAATATTGTACGATTTCTTAAGCTCCTGCAGAATATGCTGAGCCTCTTCCCGGGCATTCTCCATACTGGAATCCGGCAGGGCAATCAGGAATTCGTCCCCGCCAAGCCGGAACACCCTGCCTTTGGAGCCTACGCATTCCCGCAGCCGGTCAGCAACCTCCTGCAGCAGCAGGTCACCAATATCGTGGCCGAGCGTATCATTGATTGATTTGAAGCGGTCCAGGTCTACGAAGAATACAGCACCAGAATTTAAGCCGAAAAATTCATCCTTAAAATAACGCTCCAGGCCATGGCGGTTCGGCAGCTCTGTCAGCGGATCATGATAAGCCATGCGCTCCAGCACATGCCGGTCCAGGAACACGGCCCCGCCGGAAATCGCCAGCATAAACAGGGTGACAAGCGATACTCCGGTAAGCAGTATCACGTCGGTCTCCATCACGACAGGCCTAGTACCGAGCAGGCTGTCATACTGAATATGGCTTGTTCTGAGGCTTATGTAGTGCATACCAGTAACTGCAAACCCGATAAATAATGCTGAACTGAATTTCCAGCGCTTGCTGAAATACTCCTGCTCCCGGAATCTGCGAAACAGGAAGATACCGATATAGGAGGCCAGCAGGGCGATCAGAATGGAGATTCCCTGGGCAAGAGGTTCAAAATGCATGCGGCCCTCCAGCTCCATGGAAGAGATGCCGATATAATGTAAGGCAGAAATTCCTGTACCGAGAATACCCCCGCTCAGAATAAGCCGCCACATCCTCTGGCGCGGCACTGCGGCTAACCATAGGGCCGCTAAGCTGCTCAGCATACTGATTAACAGGGATAACACCGCCCTGCCCGGACGGTAACCGACCTCAAACGGGAAATGGCTGGCCATCATGCCGACAAAATGCATCGCCCACATTCCGCTGCCGAGCACACAGGCGGCTGACATAAGCCACAGGCGGCGAATTCTGCCGGTGGACTGGGGAACCTGTGAAATCAGGTTAAGTGCGGAGTAAGCCGCTGTGACAGCAACCGCAAAAGATAGTAAAACAATCCAAGTATTATAGTGGGTTCCCATTTGATCCATAGTTGACCTCTTCACCGGTTATATTATCATTATCGCTGCAGCTCATTCTCAAGTACAAAAATCTAATTACGAATATCAGATAAATGGAAGAGTGTATAAAGATTATAGAATGCTATGAGAAATAACTTTAGCTGTATTCTACCTTGTATTTGCTATGCTGTCTAAGTAAATCCTGGAACTTGTACCCTTTTTTCGATGACGGCAAAAAATGTCCATATTTGTCCGCCGGCGCCGGCGCGGACAGCTGGTATTTACACCTTCCGGCGTTCTGCCCGGGGAAACGAATTATGCCAGACTACCCAATTGACCGTTACCAGAACTGGAACATAGATGTAAATTCCATAAGGAATCAGACTGACTACATAATGGAGCCCCGCAAAGCCCATCAGGATAAACATCTGAATAAAGGAGATTCCCGTAAATTCCTTCTGCCTGGAAGCACTGTATGGCTCCGAGAAGGGCAGCGACTGTGGCAAAAGGCGGAGGCATATTACCGAATACAGCAGCAGAGCCGGCAGCACGGCAAGCAGATGCGGGAAAAGACGTGTACCGAATAACCACAGGAAGATCCCGCTCTCGATTATAAAAAGCGGCAGCAGCAGGCGGAGAATCAATGCCTTGAGCATTCCGCTATAGACCGGGGACATACCCGGCAGGGGAACCGCCTTATAGATCCAGGCAGCCTTATAGCTTGTAGAATACCGCAGCATTTGCACCGCTGTCATCATGAGCAGCGCGCAGAAATAGATAAACAGGAAGCCGTTCGAGCTGCGGAAGTCCTCCAGGCCGCCGCCGCTCCACAAAATATTAAAGATGAAGATAAACGGTAAAACCATCGAAAGCCCGAAGGTAGGATAAACCTTAAGCTTGAAGTCCCGTTCATTCCGCATCATGGACCACGTAAACCGGAAGAACAGCTTCTCCTCCCTGCTTCCGCAGACAAGTCCCGACAGTCTGCGGGCCAGGCGTCCGCTGTCCTTTCCGCCGGCATTCCCCTCAGCCAGCTTTTGCAGGCTCCGTTCAAACAGCGGCATCAGCCTGATGTATACTGCAAGCAGCAGAACCGGCAGAACAAGAACCATAACGGCCATGACTACCAGACCGGCAGAACGGTTTCCGCCCAGCAGCAGCTCAAACGGTGAAGCAAACCAGACCGGCGCAATCAGATACTGCCACCAGGCCGGCTCATAGGTTAACGTAAGGTCTGCAAAGTTAAAGAGGCGGCCGATCAGCTGATAGCCGACTGCAATTCCGATGGACAAAATAATCTGAACATAATTAATGAGGTCCTTCAGCTTTTCCCCGTCAAAAATCCGCAGAATCAGCAAGTAGACCAGCGCCGTAAATACAAGAATCAGGAAGTCCATCAGTATAATGCCTGCTGCATAAATGAAGAAGAACGCTGGCCCCTGTTTGAACAAGGAAACTATCAGCGACGGGCCTGTAATCGTCAAGGTTAAAATGAGCAGATAAATGAAGATATGCAGGCTTTTGGCCATATTCAGCGTTCTGCGGTCTACGGGCTTGGAGAAGAGGATATTTTTGTCCCGTAAGTCCAGCATGACCGAAGAGAAATCAGAGATCAGTGTCGTGCTGATCATAAACATCAGGATACCGAAGTTGATGCTCATGGAATACATATAGTTGCCGTCCTGCACCACAAAAAGAATCAGCATCAGGCCAAGCAGCAAATAGATCCACTGTATACGCAATGGCGATCCCTCAGTACCCGCCTCCTTGCTGTCCTTCCCCCCTGCAAGCACCGTCGGCGTACGCCTGCTGTCCATAGTCAGCTTGACCTGGAGAATACTCCGCAGCACCGGATAATTAACCCCGATTCTCCGGAAAATTCCCTGCAGCCTGTCCAGCAGCCTCAGCACGTAAAAATCAGTCACCGGAATCACCCTCTCCGATAACGTCAACGAATTCACCGGCAATATCCCGGTAACGGTCGAATCCGGTCAGCTCATTAAAAATCGCCTCAAGTGAGCCCTCACGGCTCTTCTCCCTGAGCTCGGCAAAGCTTCCGTCCGCCACAATATCTCCGCCGTTAATCAGAATAATCCGGCTGCTGATCTTCTCAACCACATCCATAATATGCGAGGAGTAGAATATGGTCTTGCCGCGTGCAGCCAGCGAAGCAAAAATCTCCTTCACCACCATCACACTGTTGGCATCCAGCCCGCTCAGCGGCTCATCAAGGAACAGGATATCCGGATTGTGCAGCATGCTGGCGATCAGCAGCACCTTCTGCTTCATCCCCTTGGAATACGAGGAAATCCGCATATCATACGCCTGCTCCAGATTAAGCAGCTCCATCAGGCGCTTCGCCTTATCCTCCGCATCCGTATGCTTCATGCCATAGAGCTCGCCGATAAAGCCCAGATATTCTCTGGCCGTCAGGCTGTCATACAGCTCAGCAATCTCCGGAACATAGCCGATTCTTTTTTTATAGTCAGCATTGCCGTCAGCAATATCCTGCCCGAAAATCCGCACAGTGCCTGTATAGCCCTCCACCAGCCCCAGCATGATTTTGACCGTTGTGCTCTTGCCTGCACCATTCGGGCCGATGTAGCCGATAATCTGACCGGGATATACCTCAAGGTCAATGCCCTTCAGAACCATTCTGTCGCTATACCGCATCCATAACCCGGCTATAGAAATAACCGGCTCCTTCACCAGACTCATAAGTATAGAAGCTCCTTTCAGCAGCTGTAATAGGGAATGTAAAAGCAGGTTTTCCATCATTCACCCTATTCTACCAAAATTCAACTACCTCAATCTATTACAAATATCTTCTTCTGTATCAAAAAAGACGGCCCGGGGGCCGCCTTTGCTGTGCTGTATTACAGTTAATTCTATCGTGCCAGCAGGTTGTAGATGACCTGGGCCGCCTGGGCTCTTGTCGACAATCCCTGCGGATCAAGCTTACCGTTATCTCCTGCAACAATTCCGCCTGCGGTAAGAGCCTGCAAAGCTTCCTGGGCATAGCCTGCAACCAGCGAAGCATCGCTGTAACCGGACAATCCGGCTGCTGCAGCGCCTTCCGGCAGCTCATTCAAGATCTTCAGCGAGCGGTACAGGAGAGTGAACAGCTCCTGTCTTGTAATCCGGTCATCCGGTTTGAACCGGTTATCCCCGGAGCCTGTTGCTATACCCAGCTCTTTGGCCGCAGCCAGATAGCCGGTGTAGTAGGTATTGCCGGCATCTGCAAAGTTAACCGCGCCTGCAGTCCCCGGTGCGATACCGTATGCCTTAAGCAGCAGAACTGTGAACTGCCCTCTTGTAAGCGCTGCATTCGGACTGTAGCTGTCGGCATCGGTACCGGAGGTGATGCTCCGGGCTGCCAGATAGCCGATGGCCTCGCTGTACCAGGAGGATGCAGCTACATCGGTGAAGCTGACCGGGTTATATCCGATAATATACTGCGAGAAATGGGTGGTTACAAAATCCACTGTCCCTGCTGCAGCCTGATAGTTCCCGCGTACAGTCTCCAGACTGCCGT
Proteins encoded:
- a CDS encoding ABC transporter ATP-binding protein, which encodes MSLVKEPVISIAGLWMRYSDRMVLKGIDLEVYPGQIIGYIGPNGAGKSTTVKIMLGLVEGYTGTVRIFGQDIADGNADYKKRIGYVPEIAELYDSLTAREYLGFIGELYGMKHTDAEDKAKRLMELLNLEQAYDMRISSYSKGMKQKVLLIASMLHNPDILFLDEPLSGLDANSVMVVKEIFASLAARGKTIFYSSHIMDVVEKISSRIILINGGDIVADGSFAELREKSREGSLEAIFNELTGFDRYRDIAGEFVDVIGEGDSGD
- a CDS encoding methyl-accepting chemotaxis protein; translation: MKLATKLTWMMLIVLLLVGSSIGFFGYRAAYKQLDEAAGIELVGCANITTGLVVPADISALAAGDTSKLAAIEERIGWINDHKPIFKEAFILSLDGTILAADANLKERGYKAGDPFYFAEEDKHMITTMKHSTYSKVYTYQGTSLKTGYGPIYQDHDPTKPVVALMAINFDGVLVQERTQDIILQPFIIGASILAIAILAAYLFIRRTTRPLTRLSGSVNTVARGDLTQEPILFKSKDEIGTLARDFNEMTTSLRNLITQVNDTSMLVASSSQELSASAQETNRAGEHSVNVTIDLADGANTQLRNLEGSYRSVQEMSRFITEIASNADSAMNTAAGNALKARSGRESMDSTTSQMQIVSDSISDLSGIIETLGSHSKEIENIVGTIASIAEETNLLSLNAAIEAARAGEEGRGFAVVAGSVRKLAERSAKSAAQIGGLVTLIVNQMDKAGETMQRSTEEMTEGKAMITAAGKSFSEIEASVSDMSSQSQQISETVRDLALISEDLVAAIQSIVSVSNQTAEGAEMLSASSEEQLAAMEEVEASAAFLSSLAEKLQVLVENFKI
- a CDS encoding MarR family winged helix-turn-helix transcriptional regulator, with the translated sequence MAQKIDPLIEALGLSMWRVQRKITSQMSLHKEIGLTVPQFHLLHIIAREKKSRVIQLADQLDVKSSAVTVMLDRLELLGLTARVQDENDRRAVTVTLTVKGEELLKEAQNRSLVLLTEHLAILKPEELERFAEYYTMLEKQER
- a CDS encoding putative bifunctional diguanylate cyclase/phosphodiesterase; amino-acid sequence: MDQMGTHYNTWIVLLSFAVAVTAAYSALNLISQVPQSTGRIRRLWLMSAACVLGSGMWAMHFVGMMASHFPFEVGYRPGRAVLSLLISMLSSLAALWLAAVPRQRMWRLILSGGILGTGISALHYIGISSMELEGRMHFEPLAQGISILIALLASYIGIFLFRRFREQEYFSKRWKFSSALFIGFAVTGMHYISLRTSHIQYDSLLGTRPVVMETDVILLTGVSLVTLFMLAISGGAVFLDRHVLERMAYHDPLTELPNRHGLERYFKDEFFGLNSGAVFFVDLDRFKSINDTLGHDIGDLLLQEVADRLRECVGSKGRVFRLGGDEFLIALPDSSMENAREEAQHILQELKKSYNIEGNELYVTASVGISMSPVHGTDRSALMKAADTALYTSKDSGKNKFSVFDQEMNRYQLRRMSLEKDLRKALAESEFMVVYQPKWDSLMNVTVGLEALLRWKHPEHGIISPAEFIPIAEETGLIVPITYWMLHDVCAQNMRWHQDQIANVPVSINMSARMFENGSLYEVVEEALLSSGLEAHFLELEITESIAMNNMEETVAQLSKLRDIGVRVSLDDFGTGFSSLGNLDEIPVNTLKIDQVFIRKSKMHSKKAIISNIIAIASNLNMEVVAEGVETPEQIELLQSLGCRVMQGFYYGRPMPVNELGQWFIENTATA